The genomic interval ACCAGTACCACCTAACGTCACGTCTTGCAGGATGGATACATCATTTTCGACGACAGCGGTTTCCCCGATCACGATACCTGTTGCGTGATCAAGCATGATGCCTTTGCCGATACGAGCCGCAGGGTGAATATCCACTTGGCATGCCACCGAGATTTGGTTCTGCAGATAGGTCGCCAGCGCGTAGCGGCCTTGTTTCCACAACCAATTTGCCACGCGATAGCCTTGCAAGGCATGGTAACCCTTAAGGTAAAGCAGTGGGATAGAATACATAGAAACCGCCGGGTCACGATTCACCGTCGCACAGATATCGCAGGCGGCAGAATCGGTGATGTTAGGGTCAGCCGCAAAGGCTTCTTCAACCACTTCACGCACGGCCATCGCGGGCATGGAGGCCGTGTTCAGCTTATTGGCTAAAATGTAGCTCAACGCAGCACACAAGCTTTCATGCTTGATGATGGTGGCGTGATAAAAACTGGCGAGCATCGGCTCTTGCTCCGATAGCTCACGGGCTTCTTTGACAATGCTCTGCCAGACTTTTTGTTTTTCACAGTGTTTCATGGCGTATTCTCACTACTTTGGAATGGGGGCCAAAGTGTCCTTATTTTCCTTCGGATTTCTTATCGCGAGCCAGCAGATCTTGCGCTGCCAGGCGCGCATCCTTTCCTTGATATAATACTTGATAGATTTGGTCAACAATAGGCATCTCAACGCCCATACGTTGTGCCAGCATCCACACCTCTTTGGTGTTGCGGTAGCCTTCGACCACTTGGCCAATATCCGCTTGTGCCGTGTCGACGTCT from Vibrio vulnificus NBRC 15645 = ATCC 27562 carries:
- the cysE gene encoding serine O-acetyltransferase is translated as MKHCEKQKVWQSIVKEARELSEQEPMLASFYHATIIKHESLCAALSYILANKLNTASMPAMAVREVVEEAFAADPNITDSAACDICATVNRDPAVSMYSIPLLYLKGYHALQGYRVANWLWKQGRYALATYLQNQISVACQVDIHPAARIGKGIMLDHATGIVIGETAVVENDVSILQDVTLGGTGKECGDRHPKIREGVMIGAGAKILGNIEVGEGAKIGSCSVVLQPVPPHTTVAGVPARIVGRPQSDKPSLDMDQGFNGKYPNFIDGDGI